The sequence tataataatacattgtttCCATGAGAATCTTTCTGGCCACTCAAGGATACCTTACACAtaatatatacaacaataaatAGGTTCCATTATCAAATATTATTGCAGTTATTAAAAGccagttatttatttaagagtatataattaaatatttcaaatgagctataaattataatgaaaaagttattttattataaagaaTTAGACAGTTTGCAAAGCTATTGACCGTTCAAAGTATAAACACCACATGTGAACATAGAAATACATGGCTGAATTTAATTATATTTGTCagttaaaaaaagtctttattgtGATTCTGTCCCTTTGCTCCATTCCACTCTGATGTTacagttttcattaaaaaggaaCGTCTGCTTAAACATCTGATCAAGACTTGTGATTTTTACCATTAACAGGCCAGACTTGCAGGTTAAACTCATTTCCAAAGGGTTAGCTTGcagaaaatgaatttgaatttagctaataatacatttgacatAGCCTCAATTTAGATAAcaatcatttaatttcattcaaaTTAATTTGGCCCAGATAGAAGTACAAATTAACCTGCTCATAACACCATTCCAAtgaaatatgtatatgttttagCAAGTCCTCAGTTGATTGATTTTAGCACCCTGCCAAACAATTATTGGGTCTAATTAAAATGAGCACAGTCTCATAGAGCAACCTTTTCTGTAAAAGGAAAATATAATGCTTGCTCAAAAACTATGTGTGTTGGTAGTTATATATTTATGAAGaccattttgagtacttttttaaCTGGTCCTTACTTTAAGGTAAGAATTTTGTTTTGTATGATCAGGAGTAAGATTTATATTTTGGTTAAGTAGTTTAAGAATAAggttgtgtgcatgcatgtgtgtgtgtgtgggtgcgtgatGTTAGGACAAGATGTCccatgttgaaaaaaaaaggcaattataCAAGTcagaaaattatgaaaaaggaaaaaacattagatatttgctttttgtttattAAGGCATCATCAGATTCCATTACAATTCTTTAACACTGTGACTCAAAACTATTCTCCTTCAGACAAAATGCTCCTCACACTGACTGATGTTTGAAATTAGAGCGATGAAGCAGTCCCACTGAACGTTTagtcagaataaaaacacaccaacagagTTAAGTTTGTCTAATTAAAGAATATTGTAAAGAATATTGATCAAGTGCAAACGTCAATGATGAGAGATGAACATTTATTCGATAATGTAGTATAATGCAGAAATATAACATAATGAGAGCATGAGGAAATGAAAAAGTGCAGTTTATTCCTGCCCCCTTGCCCACCCAGCCACATTGTATCAGTCAAGTTAGAGACTCTTGCtgaagtcaaataaaaacacaggagaaaTTGTGTAATTAGTAataagtttgtttgtattttttaagtcacatttcacatttcaataGATTATAGTTTGCAGCGGGTAAACGCTACGAGGTGTAAATCTCTGCGCTGCGCGCTGTCGCTATACGATAAACTCAACTCTGTTTGGACACCTGGAGGTCAGAAGATTTAAGAAGGATAATAGAGATGCCGCTACTGAGTAGTGCTGAGACCAAATACACAACTGCCTTCATGAATACTAAAACCTAAgtatatgaataacaaaccagcAGCCAGCAGCCTTCCCCCAGCGCTCACTTTGAAGCGAGACAAACTCAAACCTTTGGTTCGGTCAAATTTTCAGTCTCTGGCTGTGTCTGTCGGCCGTGACGTTCAAATGTTACTTCTTATTTCCTTCCTTGTGCCATAACAACAGGTGTGAGATGCTATGGAAAATGTTATTGTTCATAAGGCTTTGTAATTTTGTCGTTAAGGCCACAATAACTCTATgtgcagtgccttgagataatacatgttatgatttggctctatacaaatacatttgaataatcttttttttttccctgcaaaTGTTTTGCATCCGCAGGAGTAAAATTCTACTTTCTTCTCTTCTGATCATATAATTTGTAATTAAAACGAAGGCACAGTTATAGTTAAGCAAAGTTataataaatatgcatttttacACCCTCCATAGATAAATCATACTCTTCATTTTATTCCCTTTGGCAGCATACATATGTAAATGGCTGACAGTAATGGCTACAGAAGTAGACTTCAGATAGATTGGCTTCAGTAATCCCTCTATTTCACTTTGATAAATCTACTCATTATTAATATAATTCATAATCTCATATAAGAGCTACACCATCTCATTTACGTATTTACAGAAAAAGCCAGAAGAAGGCAATCAGTGGAGTTCATGACTTTGGTCTTGGGAGTCTTCTTCATCTCCTGTGTCCTGAAAAGTTGGACATTTGGATGTTGTCCCGCTGGAGTGCTGGATTGTAATAGGCTCCACCACCAAAGTTCAAGTCCAAAGGTTCGCTGTTGTCTAACCTGAGAACTGGAAGTAAGACATGAcaacgttttttttaaaacttgaacCACTGACCTCATCATTACGGCATTGCTATGAACAGACATTATAGGTCAGTAGTGTTATCATAGGTCAGAGTTATTAGGACATTCATGGCGTAAACAgcattttgtccaaaaaaaacttGGATTTGGTGAAGTGAAACATTCTGCATTTGCTGCTGGTTGTCCTGTCATGACTGATTGGAAGCAATCTGGAATTAAATGGGGGTAAGTGTGTTATCACTTTTAAAGCTCTCTGTTTCGAGACATGCAGACCAAAATGCAGcctctgtgttttcataattaaaacaggACCAGAAGCATTTACAAATGTCTCCATTTTAGGGTCATAAAAACTCCAGGCGTAAACATAAAAgctcaacaaaaacatgttttaaagagGACGACAGCAAACTAGTCAGTTACCTACTGTATCTATGATGCAGTCTGGCATACGTGCcagtctgctgctgcagtgagtgaaaaagaaaaactgcagtTTATTTTCTGTTGGACCTAAACAGAAACTTACCATATGTTTGAGGGAACACGGGGCTAAAAGGAATAGGTTAACATTTTGGGAAACCCACTTAGTACGAAATGAGAAAATCAATTTTACTCTCATATAAAGCCGCGAGCAGTCGATGGTCTTAGCTTAGCATAGAGAGTGGAGATTTCACTGTCTATCAGGAGCTTTTGTTACAGACCTTTGAAAATTGTGAACTACAGGctccgtatgtgtgtgtgtgtgagtttacaATCTGCTGACCACTTAGCAGGGattgttgctgtgttgtttgtctgtttgtttgtttgtttgcaaccCTTATTGATggtacagtaggcaggattaTTTTTGAGGATAATCTATAGTTTTATAATAATCTTTCAgaataatgtaaatgaaaggTTCTTCTTAGTGGAACACGTGGCCGTTGGCAACAGTCACTTTCCTTTTCGGCCCGACAGGCTGCACATGATAAGTAAGTGAGTCGGTCTGTGAGTCAGTCTACAGCTCACAGGCAACTGAGCAGGTTGTGGACAATCGcatgaaaacattcattcatgaaTGATGTTACATACAACCCATTTAGGTcgggggtgtcaaacatatggcccatGGGCCAGAACCGGCAGGAtggatttgttaaaatttcacattgTGATTACAGTCCACACATAATGTGATAACCATATTTGTCAGTTTCAGATACCTGTAACTAAATGTTTCgggcctttgtagatccactgtgtaAATGCTAAACTATAttattgaaattgcacttattttttcttaagaaatttcaggttgttcataatataataatacgtTTTGCTAAAAGGTACttcattaaatgaaaaacaaatgtaacacttggagatcttgttgtttataggttattataaaattataaaattagATCGATACCCCTGATTTAAGTGATCTAAACAAGAATAATACCTCATGTGGTTTCTGTTTACACCTTCCAAACTAAATCTGTAGCAGCATGAGAGGCTTTGACCAGATAAGAGGGCAGATTATTAGAGAGAGAGCGGGAACTGCATTGGAACTGTTCCACTACACCTGTTCTGCATTCAGTCCCTTCCAGTGCTGGATTGCTTCTCAACATCCTGTGTTGTAAGAAATCTAAAAGAGGAACGATTGTAAGAGGGAATGGGACAATAAACGCAATAAAACACGAGTCAATATTGGCAGATGGTTTCCGGGATGAGAGATTGCCTTAAGTCATCTGTCGCATATGAAATCAgtgcttctctctgctctgatCTGAACAGAGGAGTTCAGGACAGTGAGCCACTATCCCAAAACAATGAGTATTTTAATCATATGGGGATCAAACTCAAAAGTCCAAAACCaagacagccaatcacaggcagaGGTAGTAAGTGTGTTGCATGTTGCATGTGttcctttaaaaatgaaaacaacagcagttttCTTCATAAGACCTGACTTACCTGGGTCTGGATGAAACTCCTCAACCAGTTTCCTGTGAGAGAAAtccctctgtctcttctttttcAGAATGATGTAGGCCACCAGTCCCACACAGGCCACAGCCACTCCTGTTCCCAGCACAGCTGCCCACGCTCTATTACTTTTACTGCTGCGTGCATCTGATGCAAATTCTGTATTGAATGAAAAGAGGATAGAGGGGGTGGGAGATAAATAGTATGTCCAAAAACCAGCATCTGTCTTTGAGCTTGTCAGATAATTATTGCaatagttaatagttaataaaatgccaaaatcatagtacatttaaatatgttaaagcAGTAGGCTGTGCtgacttgtccaaagtgactgAATATTactactttttgttttacttatatattttacaattcaaattgtatttgtttagcACCAAAGCACACTGCACAGAGTAAAGCCTGATCAGGTGAGAAGGAGGCTCATTTTGCCATAGATTTTCATACACATGGAGTGTCATTCAAaacagagtcgccccctggtggttttTCAATATTGCTACATCCAGAAGGCTGCATCCACTTTTTAAGTCTGGTATATCTGAACGGTCTCTAAGTACGTCCAGCGTATTTGCCCCTTTTCTGGCCACCTGTTACTTCCATCCTACTAACTTGGcgtcacttttcaaactgtaaggctatttttatatacaatacATGCTTAAGAGCTTTTGGCAAGATAACCTGACCAAGACAAGTACtttttcagacagacagacagacagacagcactaCTAGTGTGGCTATTCTCTAGCTCCTGCAAAGAGGTAAGAGTATCTTTGACCTCAGTCTCTGACTGTTTCTTTCTGACTATTTTACCACTAAAACAGGGTTTCATTGTTCTGTTCAGAAGGCAGTTGAAATAGATCCCTTTAGTTTTTTGCAGCCACATCGATAGCACCCGAAACCCAATCTTACCCTTTCCTTTGAAAGAAGGGACATTTGTCCTCTGCCAATGGGAACACACATGCAGGCAAATGTGGGTCAGGGAAAGGGTGGAAAAAACAATGTGTAAAGGAAGTAAGAGTGATATACTGTAGGTGACACTGAGCAATGAACATACAGTTAACCTGAAACAACATTTCTCTAAAATGTGCCTGCCTTGTTGATGTATTGCCCTTATTCTCATATCTATCAAACCTCCTTGTGCGACTCAATTAGCTCTGGAAATTCCCCTCGTGTTTTTTTGTCCAGGAATCTGTTTTTGTATTAAAAGGGAGACATGCAAAGAAGACACAAACATATGCAGCATGAAACTGTGACACCTGAGAACGAGGCAGTACCTCTCTCTTCGTCGTCCCCCAAGGCTGTCCTGTTGACCTTCTCAGGTGTGTTCAATGCAGCAGATGTCGTCGTCTCAGGGATTAGTCCTGTGGTTTCAGGAGGAAGAGTTGTTGTAGTCGAATGTGTGTTGGATGTCTCTTCGATCATTGGTTTTGCTGTGGTTGTTACAGTTGTTGTGCTGGGAGTTGTTGTGCTGGGAGTTGTTGTGCTGGGagttgttgtgctgctgtttaaATCTTCCTTTGATTTTGTTGTGGATGTTTGAGCGGATGATGAAGCCGTTGACTTTGGAGTGGTGGAGGTTTGAGAGGTCGTAGCTGAGCCGGAAGATTCCTCCCCAGCTTCTGTCATGTTGACCGGGCTCTGCTTTGTGGTACCTGTTGTTGTGATCGTAACTGTGGTGTTTGACAGTTCTGGAAGCTTGGTTGTATTACTTGAATCTGTGGAAGGCAGCGTGGTATTGACAACATCAGATCCATTATTTCCCTCTGTTTCATGTCTTAACACGTTCTCCTCTTCTAAGTAGTTCACTGCCATGGAGCCAGATGCTGTGCCACTGTAATCGATGCTTGACTCCTCACCAGTATCACTGCCAGAATAATATTGTGCCTCTTGTTCTGTAGTGTTTTGACTTTCAGTTGCATTTTTGAGAAACCCACGGAGCCAGTCTCTGTCCATTGTTTGCCTCGGTGAGTCGGTTGACTCTTGTGACGATGCCAGGTGAAAAGCATGGACAGTCAGGAGGAAGCTTGCtgtgatttttaaataatgcatttttcctttgttttcaacCTGAAATACAAGAGATGACATAAAACTTTAATTTGATGATTATATTccaatgtttttgtaatttaacaAGATTTTGACAACCCATGGTATGTCATCAATACACATTTTCATATatcatttgtttacttgttaTTTTCCCTCGCAAATGAAAGAAGGTTTTGATTCATCTCTGGTACCTTGGAAACTGCTGCTTACACATATAAACATCTACAATCTCAACTTAACCTTAACATAATCTTATAACTTCACCTGAGAAACCCATACGGTTGAGACCTCCGGAAGAGATGAGGACTTTGGGAGGAGAGAGACTTTTACACAGAACACAACTTTACAAACAAAATCCCACGTCGCATAAACACAAAGGCTAACACTGGGAAAAAGGTTTTCATTTATCATataattattgtcattaaatTGATTCCAACCGTATTCCCTATAGCTTGACTTCCTGCAATGTTGACAATATTTTGTGGACTAAGTGGATCCTGTTGTTCTTTCTCAAAGAACACAAACCCATTCCAATATATTCACACAATGCTTCTACAGTGTTAACTGCACTTTTTCATGATTAAGAAAAATGACACACCATCAGGGTCATTTGAGGTTTTGCCTCTTGTAACATTTGAGGAAACTTTTATTTGGTAAAGTTCTTTTCACATCGCATTCCTGAACATAACCAGGTTACTCTGACACAGTAACAATGCAGTTAGAGTGAGCTCTTTCCTCCAGTGACTGACAAGTCTGTTTACCTGCTGCCAGGATTAGCACCTTCAGGAAGAACTGACGGAGGTTAAATCTGTGTTCAACACAACCTTCAACCCTCTTTGACCAAATGCGCCCAAATCTCTGTTTCTTCCCATTTTCCAGGGGCATGAAATCACATGCATTTAAGAGCATAGGTCATCGGCACTGACACAAGTCATAATGGAAATCCTTGAAGGTCTGATACTGTTCCACCTCTCGACTTTTAAAGAATTGCTCAGTTGTTGGTGCAGTGCACTTGAGTCAAAACTCTACGAACATCACATCCCCAGCTGCTACTTTAGGAGTTTGTTGGTGAATTTCGACACAGTCATCCACGCATGGTTAGGCAGCGACTCATGGGACAATTTCCAGCTAGATCTGTGACATTTTGACAGCGCTAATATGTATGAATACCCTCCGAGGTATGTGTTGTCCCCACAGCTTCACACTAAGGCACAAATGTCTGCAGCTCCAGTAATTCCCTGCAGGCCACTCTTACTGCCACTCACTCTTCTGATCAGTTGTCAGTGGTGCAAAAGTGGTTTTAACATGCACATTCAAGGGCATTCACATTTCTGGTTTTACctgtcaacacatttttaaaaagctgtgtAAGTGCACCacttgtacgtgtgtgtattttgtatatgtgtgtgtgcgtgtgtgtctatTTTAACCATGATAAAAACAGTAGATTATTCATCTCTCTATGGTCACTTTCTTAACCAGTTTTgattacaataaatacaataaatcacattcttttctttgtgtttcctgctgTATGGGAAACAAATGGATGGTGCTGTTTGCTGTGTGAACACAGAATCAATCAAACAGCTCATGTTTGTTGACTGTATGGTGCTAAGAACACACCATCGAAGTAAATGGCTCAGTCCaacgagacagagagagggtgTGAACCATATAAGGCTCATAACTGTGTGGCAGTGAAAATAATGAGctgacctgtttgtttgtgtcgtgtgACAGGATAGAATTACATGcttttctttgtaaaaacaaaaaaagaaatatccaaTCACATCACTTATGACCCCAATACTATATTGAGCAATTTATGTTGGTTCGGTTTTGTATCATCATTctgtaatatttatttgtatttattacagAAGAGtccacatgttaaaataaaaattgaaagaaagaaaaaaaatgaattctgagattaaaatcagaattctgagaaataaaatctcactttaatctcagaattctgactttaatctcaggattcCTGCTGATTTATTTCTTTCAAATAGTTTTTCACATGTGGCCTCTTCTATATCATATGACTCTGTACGTCTGGAAAAAAGTCTAAAGTCATTTGATTATTTAGAAAACTAATTGTGACActaaacactgtaaatgtgatgaaaaaaactgtttatgtttgtattttaaccACTGCCATGACAGTGCAGTGTTGTGAAATAAAGGCCATATGTTGTCATTGTTAAAAGATTTATAAAactgtgttgttattttaaagcaaaaactCCAGCAGTAATTTGatctcaataataataataattataatagtaACTGAAGCACTGTACTCAGTGGAGGATAATTATATTGCAGGAATCTGAGGATCAGCTGTAAATGAGACTAATGTGAAACCAGCTGAACAGGTCGTTTAGCAGAgtctgtggttgttttgatttacacacagtaaatgtgtgtttgtggtcacTAGGATGTAATCTTTGATTGTGTGATGCAGGTGAACTCCAGTGACCCATGTCTGTGTGGCACACTGGACTGCAGagcataaataaaacagcatttcctgttttgtttgtcactTTCTGTCCTCACATCCTATCTCACACTGGCTGTGTGGAACATGTCTTCACTTGTTTCTAAGAATCACAACAgctttcctgtcctgctgagtGGCCATTCTAGCGTCAGCATCCCACCAACGAGTCTCTGTGCCATGGCAGGGCGAAAGAAACAAGGAGAGATGTCCACGTCTCACCCTTGGAGCGCCAGAAAAGCCGACAGTTGAACAGAGTTACTTTTCTGCTGGTTTGTCAGAGCTTGTTTCAGTTTTTACCTCAACAGGTAACTTTAAACACTTCTTAACGtcttaaaaaatacacaaacacccaAGTCCTGtctgatgtgtgtatgtgttatttacttatatatatacttgcTAAAGGCCACTGTGTTCACCTGGTTATACAAGGTGTAAAAGTTTGTTGAGATGTAACATGTTTACAACTCTTTttactgtcacatttaaaaataaaatcttctCAAAACAAATGTACCATATTAcgacctaaaaaaaaaatcatccatattatttaaagaaaattcaATAATGAATTCCCTCCTTGGTTAATCCTTACCTTTTTCTTGTATCAGATAAGAACAGGTGCACAGGCAACAAAATCTCTTCACCGAGCTGCCAGCATTTGAGAGTGAATCAGCACTGGAGAGgagaagggaaggaaggaggagggccCAGCAGAGTGGCATTCAGGGAACAACCTGTTCAACCTGCTCCTACACCTGCCAGCAATAGCAACACACCCTCAACTGTGTCCAGTTGCAGGCTGTGAAAGGGCCACGCTCAGAGGATGAGAATGAAACTGGGAAAAAGAGAGGCAAAGATTGCTGAGGGGTTTGGGGATTTCAAATTCATTACCACCTCATTATTGTGTTTCCATCTAAATAATGtgattgtatttacatttggttGCTGTGTTGCATGGTCGCCAGGTTGGATCTGTGAATTCCCCTAAAAGGCGGAGCCTCTGGCCATAGGTCCTCTgggtgtccctctctctctttctctctttcacacagagGTGCTAGAAATGGCTACTGTCGTCATGGCAACAGGAGGCTGGCGTGCTCAGGTTTCATCCACGCCTTTGTCTCTGGTCTATATCAGGCTACCAAGTGACGTGTGACTTTGTGAAGTCACAGATATAAGCCTACTGTGTATCAACTGAGACTGGGTTTGTTTTCGTGTCATTCCTGAGTTACCTGTGTCACTCATCCGCCAAATTCATGTGAGCGAACAAGTGAGGCGGATGAAGTGGCACTCAAAGCCGCTATGCTTTGGTGAATTTAGAACAAGGagtggtggttgttgtttttattgaatcTGAAAAGAACAAGCTTCTGTGAAATTGTTGGAAAATCCAATCgcttttgacaaaaaataaaaaaccctgAACACACCTCTGTCAAACATGAACGCTGTTTTCCTGTTGCCACACATGTTCACCACAAAGAAGACATGATCATACAGAGCAGTCAAGAGTCACCACAACGCTCAACGTGTGCCACCCTATGTAGAAACCTAAACACACTTTATAAAGGACTTGAAGAATGtaattaaattgaataaaaatgtgaatattgacATTAACAATGGCTTCAGAGGAAATAGAGAAGCAGGAGATGTGGCTTCAGTGTAACTGTTTTACATATATACTAACATCCAtgtccttttgttgttgttgtcgtttgtgTATCGTAAccaaatgacatttatttaaaagagtGCATTATTTAAACAGCAGTTTAACTCTCTCAGGAACACAATCGTTCCTCACACACAGCTTGTCGCTGGCACTTCACGTGGCCTGCCAGCTACTGCCTGAAGCTAATGAGATCATGTAGCCTCATCAGGGATGTGAATAATAGAAATGTCTTGATCTTAAACTGAGGAGAATAAACAGGCTTCAAACATCAAGCTCGTCAAGGtggcataccagaaaggatgttaaACCGCTTTTGCACTATACAGTTGAAGAATCCTTTATTTGATTTTCCATTTTGGATATTACCTGGAACATGacacttttttagtacctgctcttgtgaggttccaagcgagcatAAAAAGACGTAAAAATCccgaaaacatgcgttaatctccaacatttagcaagggcatttctaaaatctcaatattaaacagaggagtctggtgtgtttagcgacagcactgctgaaagttGGCGATTGTGGgccgaatcacaacctgttccatcgtatttcagttcagtgactgtgtcagacggagtctgcgctccgttcatgcaggaaatactgaatctaactaattaactgattctaatgaatcATTACACTGAAagcaactgctttgctcgtcactagtttgtgtacaaaacaacGTCATGGCCTTTTAATGCAGCCGTGGTATGATGACTCGTCCATtattatccttattattatcgcaatcatcattgttattattaatactacTAGTATggataagaataataagaataataattcataTAATCAATAACATGCAGATGTAACATACTTCATGATTCTGTGGTGTCTATATTTAATGTCACAAAACACATGATGCAGGTGTTTTCTATTATTtaaactgtgaaataaaaacctttatatCATCTGTTGCGGatatttaaatactgtattttcttcgataaaggaaacaggaagcacagaggttcatcttcttcatcttctccttccGGAGACTCCAACCTGCTCTTATCTTGAATGGAGTTGGATGTAaagattaaatacattttttagtTAATTAATTCATCCTTACATACTGTACTCATTCAGACATAAAACAGAGCAAATCTATCCATTCATGTATCCACGCATACATGTTTTTAGTCAGTttgatgttgaaaatgaaaagccaacttctttttgtttgttttttttgtactgaaCAACAGGAACATGCTTGACTCACTGATTTAACTGTAAGTGATCGTGATATTAACAGATACTCATTTTAGTGTCTCTTATCCTCAGCAGTTTGAGTGATGCTGAAGAAATGAAGTGCTAATATGTGGACTGGCTTTTTCAGAGATCTGAGGCTTACTTGGTttttccagagagagagagagagagagagagagagagagaggatattTGGAAGAAGTCAGTGAGAAGCAACAAACAATGATGTAATGGGTCTGCCCCAGTCTGAAGTAAGCTTTGCGCTATTACAGCATTAGATGTTGTTTATTCTGAGCAGCAGGAAACACCAAAACACCTCACACTGtacattcaaaaaataaaaaaatggaatacATTAGGaattttcataataaaaatgtttactaGCACTTTACACCTGTATCCAGTTCATTTCCAATCCcaaaatgaacattttgaatttaagTTTCATGTGTGAAATTTCAATAATTTTCTTCTTCAGATTTTGAAGATAAACAGAtgcaatgcttttttttgttttttttttcctgtatgcTGAGGATTTCACGGCTTGGAGTAAACTGAAACACTTTGCAGATTTTCTGAGCAGCATGATGAAAAATTCAGACTCCACTTGCTCCTGCTTATTTCCTCATTTGATCATATAACATGGTGAATAATTTATTCCAAGTCAAATCCTACATCCTTCTTCAGGCCATAGTTTTTGACTCCGATCCATTGAATTAACTTGGC is a genomic window of Solea senegalensis isolate Sse05_10M linkage group LG7, IFAPA_SoseM_1, whole genome shotgun sequence containing:
- the muc15 gene encoding mucin-15, producing the protein MHYLKITASFLLTVHAFHLASSQESTDSPRQTMDRDWLRGFLKNATESQNTTEQEAQYYSGSDTGEESSIDYSGTASGSMAVNYLEEENVLRHETEGNNGSDVVNTTLPSTDSSNTTKLPELSNTTVTITTTGTTKQSPVNMTEAGEESSGSATTSQTSTTPKSTASSSAQTSTTKSKEDLNSSTTTPSTTTPSTTTPSTTTVTTTAKPMIEETSNTHSTTTTLPPETTGLIPETTTSAALNTPEKVNRTALGDDEEREFASDARSSKSNRAWAAVLGTGVAVACVGLVAYIILKKKRQRDFSHRKLVEEFHPDPVLRLDNSEPLDLNFGGGAYYNPALQRDNIQMSNFSGHRR